The DNA sequence GTACAACAGAGACAGTCACTTAGAAAACCCCACATACTTGAGATTTATTTTCAGGTCCAGTAAAAACAAGGGAGGgtgcagcagcatccccagtcactggctggtggatgagatgcaggcaggggacagggctgcaggaaCAATGTGGCCACAGCCTTCCCACTGCTGGAGAGAAACCCCTGCTGCCCTAAGTCCACAGGGCCAAAGTAGTGCCAGTATGGGTCCAAACAGCCTCAGGAGGGCTTGAGCCAAGGAGGGATGGCAAGTCTGGCTCCAGGATTAATCCAGGACCAGTGACCACATGCAGGCACAACGCCCACAGTGAAGGCAGGGGAAAGGAAGAGTGGGAGACCATGATAGTGCTGTGGGCTGGgcttgctgcagcacagggacagcattGCCACACCCCAGGCAGGCCTTGCCCCAGCGAGGGGCTCTGGGGTCTCCCTCGAGGAAGGTCGGTGCCCTCACGGGGCAGTCGGTGCCCGGAGGAAGGCGCGGAGGGAGAGCTGCGTCCCAGGGCAGGTGCTGCCTGCCCCCCGCTTCCGCTTGGAGCTCTGCAGGAgacacagcagggctcagccagACCCCAAGGGCCCCCAGGGTCTCCAGGGATCCCCCCCGGGTACTGGGGATACCCAGGGGCAGTGCCAGTCAGGCCAGTTCCtctgccacaggctgggggTACTCCTTGGCCTGATCCCAAACTCAGGGGGGCCTTCAGCACAGCACACCAGAGGCTCTCCCAGAGCACTGGGGCTCCAGGCACCCTGGAGCCTGCTCACCTTGACAGGGCTGCTCTCCTTCCTGCACTGCTTCTTGTGAGCTTTCAGCACCTGAAGGAAGAGCAAGAGAGCCCAGAGCTGAACAgcagcagggtcctgcagctgggacagcccagagAAGTTGAAGGGATTTTGCCAGGGGTTTTCCCAAGATAACTGAGGGCAAGGAGGAACAGCCCAAGTGCCCCCCATACCTTCTTCATGGCTGTGGACACAGCCGAGGTATGGAACTCATCCTCTGTGACCCAGCGGGACGGGGACAAGGCAGGGTCGAGGGTCACATCCCCATCTAGGTGCAGGGAGTAGACCACATATGTCTGGTGAATGTGGGAGAAGATGTGGATGACCTGTGGGGGATGGAAAGACATGACCTGGGCGGTTGGCAGGCAATGGGGGATGCCAAGTGCACTGAGCCTGCCAGGGCCCTGAGGAGTGGGGCAGAGCTTGGGAGGGGTGACAGTGGGGAAGGGAGACCCTTCTCCTGTGTGCTACATCCCCATGGCTGAGCACAGAGGACTCACACTGCATCCCTCCAGCTCCAGGCTCACCTCTCCGATAAACTGAAGGCCTTTGCCTGCCACAGGCTGCCCCATCCAGGCCTGGAGGTGATCAGCCagctcctccctctccttctcctcctgcagatCTTGAGCCAGCGGGAGACTTGGGAactcccagagcccagccaggagACCTGGGAAGGAGGCATGATGTAATTGTGAGACAGAAAGGGACACATCCAGGGACACTGAGCCTCATCACAGCCCCAAAGGGCTCCTTTCCCCACCCCAGCAACCAGTGCCTCTCCCTCTATCCCTCACGCAAGTGGGAAGGCACCACGTGGTGCCTTtgccctcctccttcccagccccattACCCGAGCTGGGTCTCTGCACAATGAGGTATTCTGGGGCCCCATGGCAGCCCCTCCGCTCCAGCACACATGTGGCCGTTCGCATCACCCGTGGCGGCTTCTTCGCTGCTTTCCGGGGAAAGTTGGTCACCCCCAGGCTGCTGTCCCATGGCTCTGtggctgggggacacaggggacagtccCCAACACCTGCAAACACCAAGGTAACAATTGCTGCAGGGCTCAGACCTGGAACTTCAACAAGGATCTCCCCACATGCTTACCACAGTCCTCAACATcaggcactgggaggggttttCCAAACAGATTCTGAGAGGCAAAGGCCAGCTCCTTCTCCACCTGAGAGGGGGGACAGAAGTGAGGACAggctcatccaccagcccaccttgtccccaggcaTGGCAAACCCTCAGGGCCATGTTCTGGGGCCAACTTACTCTGCGCCACgcttggcagtgctgcttcACAGGGCACTCCCCACACAGTGGGGCCTTGGGCACACACACAGTTGCCCCCAGCTCCATCAAGGCTTGGTTAAAATCCCCTGGGCGACTCCTGTCCACCAGTACATTGGCCATGTCCCTGGAGAAATGGCAGTGAGAGGCACAGGGATCTCCAGGGAGAGCATCCCATGACCTTTGCCTGCCTCCTGCCTGTCGGGGGGAAGCTCCTAGGTAGGCACAGGCAACACAACTCCTTTCaccactgctcccagcagcaccagcttcCTGAGAGTTCCCATACTCCACACCTGCCTCCCCAAGGCTCCTGAGTGATCCTGCCTTTAGCCACGACCAGCACAGCTCCAAACAGACAGAGCTTTCCCCTTACCAGAGCCGGTCGATGACAGCCGGGCTGCTGGAGTCGGCACCGATGCATCGCAGGCGGCACAGGACCCGGATCACATTCCCATCCACAACTCCTGTAGCCTGGGACCAGGAGCTGGGATCACCATGCTGGGATGTGCTCCAGATAAAGAAGGGAGCTGGGATGCTCCAAGGATGGAGAGCGACAAACACGAGGCCAACTCACAGGCCAAGCTGGTGGGGGTTGAGATGCATCCCCAAGTGGGGAGAGAGCCAAGCACAACCCTGGGGAACCCCTGGCTTGTGAGACCCAGCAGCAGGACCCTGTCAGGagtggggctgggcagcagagagGGACACGTGTCCCCTGACGCCAGCTCTCACCTGTCCGTACGAGATGGACGCGATGGCTCCCGCCGTGTATCGGCCCACGCCCGGCAGCAGCTTCTGCAGGTCCTCAGCCGTCCTGGGCATCCGGCCGGCCAGCTCGGACACCACCTggcagggaaggggctgagctcagggaagcagctgggGTGGGTGTGTGCAGGTATCCCATTTTGCCCGTGGGAAGATGGGAACCCAGCCTCTGTAGCTTTGTGCcaggagcacagccccagcaaggcaGGGCAGATGTGAGCCAGcaccagcccagcagccacagaagGGTTTAGAAATGCCCCTTTCCCCCCATCTCCAGCACCTTCCTTGCTGCTTCCTGCAGACGCTTCCCTCTGGAGTAGTAGCCAAGCCCAGCCCACAGCTCATTCACCTCCTGCTCCGAGAGACACAGCGTGGTGTTAATGGAGagccacagggcagggagagcaccTGGTCCCAGCAACGCTCACCTCCAGGGAtgcctgtgccagagcctgcaGTGTTGGCCACTTctgtgggaagagggaaggggacAAGTCAGGGACGAGCAGAGTTGTGCCTTGCCACTGGGGATCTGCCACAGGCAGTGGACAAGGTCTCTAAAAGGGGCAGCCTGTGGGCACAGGACTCTGTAATGAGCAGTCACCTGCATCCAGCGGTTGTAGTAGTTGATCACTGTAGCCACCTGTGTCTGCTGGAGCATGATCTCGGACACCCacactgcagggagcagggcaggggtcAGAGCAGAGGCACCAACAACACCCACACCTCCTGCTGTGGCCACCTTAGCACTGGCTACAAACCCTGCGCTGCATCCAGCTCATGGGACACCCTCCCACCCCTCACCTTCCCCACATGCTGCCTCACAGGAGTTCCCCCAGGCCCAAGGTGGTTTCTCCAATCCTCCTTGCAAGGGGAATCAGTGGCTCTTGTGGCCACTTCAGGCACCTTCTTCCAAGGATGGCACCCAAAGCCACACCTCAATGCCAgtccctgctcctcacctgcATATCCCCGTCTGTTGGCATCCGGCTCCGTCGCTGCCTGGAAGGGGAAGAAGATGAAGCGTGAGAAACAAGGTGACACAGGACCCCACTGCAGAGGGGACCTGCatgtaaaataaacacaatCCATAGTGTGTTTTGAACACTGCAATGGAatctggaatttaaaaaaatatttcccacaAGCACTCAGAAGATCTGAATTTGAGTTAATCAAGTGACAGCCAATGCATCTTCTTGCTGATGAAATCCCACATGGAGAGCTACTTATGAGGttcaaaatcccacagagaACTGTCCCATATCTGAGCCCGCCTGCAAAGGAAGCAGATATAAATCCCACAGAGGAGCTGTACAGTTCCCACCATTCAGACATTGCTGTAAAGCTGATGCCCACCCTCAGCACCACAATGACTCAAATATAAGGGAAACCTTCTCCATGCAGCACTCGCTGCTACAAAGTATCATaaagacaggaagaaaacaggATTAAAACACAGCTAGACTAACCTTGCCAGAGATAAGTACTCTTCTTAATGGTTATATTTGGGAAGCTTGCTCTGCTTTTACTCTTCATACCTAGGGACTAGCTCCAGACCACCCACCACAAAACAGCCACGACTAGCTGGGAGCACTTCCATGCAGGTAGGGATGCGTGACATAGGGAAATACACCATGGTCACTTCAGCCAGGCTCCCTTAAAGCAGTGTAAGTAGTTCCCCACTCCCGCTTCCCTTACCAGTGTCCTCCAGGGAAGGTCCCGCTTGCATCGGTCGTACCAGGCGAGCAGACTCCCGCGCAGGATCTCGACCTCAGCCGGGTCGCTGAAGAGATGCCGGGCGGGCGGCGGAGCGGGCGCTGCAGCCGGGGGCCCTGCCAGGAGAGCGGCGCGACGTCAGCGCACGGTGGGAGACGGCGAAGGGCTGCGGGGCTCAACCGCAGCAGAGGCGGGAGCCCGACCGAGCAGCTGCCGGGTGGACGCGCACCGAGTACCGGGCTTTACGAGAACCCAGCAAGCACCGGAGCCTTCCCGGGCTGGCTGTCCGTGCCTCGGAGAGAGCACCCCACTCCCACAGCCCTCCCGCTACCGGGCACCTCCGCGGGGCGCCGCGCGCTTCCTGTTCCGCCCCTggggcggggccgcgctccCGCCGCTCCGCCGGAgcgccccggccgccgccgcccgggccCGCGCGGGGCTCATGGCGCGGCCGCTCCCGCGCCGCGCGCGCTTTCCCGGGAAAACATTTCCCGCCCCATCCCCGCCCGAGGACCAATCAGAGCGGGATCGCTCAGATCCCGCccaccgcccgcccgcccgccagCCAATCGAAAGGAGGCGCGCGGAGGGGGCTCGTACACGCCCTCCCCCGGAACGCGGGGACGGGGCGCGGCCTCCCGTCCCGCTGAAGCCAATCAGCAAGCCCGGAGCAAAGGAACCCCGCTCCTTCTCCCGCCGGTCCGAGCGGCTGCCAGGAAGGACCCGAAGGAGCTGTTCAAGCTAAACGCCTGTTGACTTAACGCCAAATTTCTGTTGAAAACGGATTTTGAGAACGGTAAAGAACCCCACCGGGCCCGGAGAGGCCGGGCCGGCCGCGTGGGCGGGCGGCTCTGGGCGCGGAGCGGGCAAGGCGTGCGGGGCCCGCGGCGGGCAGGTGGCGGGCAGGCGCGGCGGCGGAGGCCCCGTGCGGGCGCGGCCATGGCGGGCCCGGCGCGGGTGCCGGTGGTGGATGTGCAGAGCGACaacctggcagagctgtggccGTCCATGGTGCTGGCGCTGCGCTCCGCCACGTTCGTGGCCGTGGACACGGTGAGCCGGGGTGGGAACGGcagcggggcggggcgcggccgGTCCCGAGGGACAACTGACGGTGTCTGTCCCCTCGCAGGAGCTGAGCGGCCTCGGCGCCAGAAAGTCTCTGCTGAGCCCGTGAGTGCCCGGTGGGGCCTGGGGTGGGGGTGCGCGTCTCTCGGTACTGGCTGTGCGGTGCCCTCTCCCCGGGGTACGGACAGGCCGGAGCCGTCACGGGCCGTTCTCCCGCCGCCAGGTGCATCGAGGAGCGCTACAAGGCCGTCTGCAGCGCCGCCAGGACTCGCTCCGTCCTGTCTCTCGGCGTCGCCTGTTTCAAGCAGCTCCCGGAGAAGGTGCGTGCACGAAACGCGTTGCGGCCGTTTTCTCTGGGTCCGGCCCGGGGAACGGGGATGCGCTGGGAATGGAATTCCCCCGTGGAATTGTCCCGGCTGTTTCGGCAGCTCCTTTTGACAGGTGTCCCTGGGTTCTTTGCACGCTCTCCTTGTTGCAGTCCGAGAACACGTACCTGTGCCAGATCTACAACCTCACACTGCTCTGCACCGAGGATTACGTGGTTGAGCCCCAGTCAGTGCAGTTCCTGGTGCAGCACGGCTTCGACTTCAATAAGCAGTATTCCCAGGGGATCCCTTACCACAAGGGCAATGACAAGGTACAAACCCACTTTCAGACACctcagcctgctctgctccaggttTCTTTGAGTGTGCTGGCTTTCTCTGCTCTTGCGTGAAGGTGGGCACACGCTGGGGTTTTGCGTGCACCATTATCCCTTTCACCTCCGTGCGGCTTTAAACCCACTTGGTGCAGTTGCTGTTCCAAATGTTTGTGTCTCTGTTCAGAGTAAGTCGGCTCTGAAGGCTCTCCAGGGTGACAGACAGGGTTCTGAGGCTCACTGACTGATCCTTCCTCATGCAGGGCAACGAGTGCCAGAGCCTGAGCGTTCGGACGCTTTTCCTGGAGCTCATCCGGGCGAAGAAGCCGCTCATTCTCCATAACGGCCTGATCGACCTGGTCTTCCTGTACCAATGTTTCTACGCTCACCTCCCGGAGAGCCTCGGCACCTTCACTGCCGATCTCTCTGAGATGTTCCCAGCGGGAATATACGACACCAAATACGCCTCGGAGTTTGAGACTCGCTTTGTAGCGTCCTACTTGGAGTATGCCTACAAGAAGTGGTGAGCAGCACACTGGTACTCAGAGCTTACAGGAGGAAAGGCAAAGGGAAAGtcagtgtgtgtttgtttttccaggCAAGGGAGCTGTGTCCTTTCATTGTCCCACTGACTGAAGGTGCTTTTAGGTGGCTCTGCTCTCTTTCTAGAatgagtttgttttttaataggCCTTACCTGTTCAgtgggcagcagctgaaagAGAACTTCAGAACTGGTGCCAGTAGAAGACTGACCACAGCGGTCTGCTCCAAGATCTAATTGGGACACTGCCTGACTCTGGTCCAGCAGTGCCACAGGGTCATGGCAGGAGctcacacagaaaataaaccagggctgtcctgcagggTCTGCTAGTTAAAAGTCTGTTTTGTGAGGCACACTGCAGTTAAAGGGTGGGTGCTCCCTGCACTCGACACTGACCAGCTCTGTCACATGTCCTGTACACAAGATGCCTGTGGCCCACTCTGACTCCCATCACTTCCTTCCAAGCAAGGGTTGTGCTCTTGTTCAGGACATATGTCTGTGCTTTCCAGTCTGGCCCCACATTCTGCCAGTCTCATGCAATCTAAACAAGCTCCTGGCAGTGAAAAAGCCCCTGAGATCTCCATAAAGCTCAAATCATGCTCTGTTTTGAGGAGAAATAGTATTTTTAGTGACTGTTTTATCTCAGGAAATACCACTTTGAGAGGTCTGAAAACATTGAAGATGATCGTTCTCAAAACATGAGAGCTGTGttttgacaaaataaaaaaaactttttaagtTGACGTCTCAAATGTTTTAACCCAAGTTCTCCTTTGGTAGAGCTTTTCAAATGTTTTGGGGCTTTTAACCAGCTCTTGGGACagcacagggtttttttttcattaaatggaAACCT is a window from the Poecile atricapillus isolate bPoeAtr1 chromosome 7, bPoeAtr1.hap1, whole genome shotgun sequence genome containing:
- the MUTYH gene encoding adenine DNA glycosylase isoform X1, translating into MSPARARAAAAGALRRSGGSAAPPQGRNRKRAAPRGGPPAAAPAPPPARHLFSDPAEVEILRGSLLAWYDRCKRDLPWRTLAATEPDANRRGYAVWVSEIMLQQTQVATVINYYNRWMQKWPTLQALAQASLEEVNELWAGLGYYSRGKRLQEAARKVVSELAGRMPRTAEDLQKLLPGVGRYTAGAIASISYGQATGVVDGNVIRVLCRLRCIGADSSSPAVIDRLWDMANVLVDRSRPGDFNQALMELGATVCVPKAPLCGECPVKQHCQAWRRVEKELAFASQNLFGKPLPVPDVEDCGVGDCPLCPPATEPWDSSLGVTNFPRKAAKKPPRVMRTATCVLERRGCHGAPEYLIVQRPSSGLLAGLWEFPSLPLAQDLQEEKEREELADHLQAWMGQPVAGKGLQFIGEVIHIFSHIHQTYVVYSLHLDGDVTLDPALSPSRWVTEDEFHTSAVSTAMKKVLKAHKKQCRKESSPVKSSKRKRGAGSTCPGTQLSLRAFLRAPTAP
- the MUTYH gene encoding adenine DNA glycosylase isoform X2, with the protein product MLQQTQVATVINYYNRWMQKWPTLQALAQASLEEVNELWAGLGYYSRGKRLQEAARKVVSELAGRMPRTAEDLQKLLPGVGRYTAGAIASISYGQATGVVDGNVIRVLCRLRCIGADSSSPAVIDRLWDMANVLVDRSRPGDFNQALMELGATVCVPKAPLCGECPVKQHCQAWRRVEKELAFASQNLFGKPLPVPDVEDCGVGDCPLCPPATEPWDSSLGVTNFPRKAAKKPPRVMRTATCVLERRGCHGAPEYLIVQRPSSGLLAGLWEFPSLPLAQDLQEEKEREELADHLQAWMGQPVAGKGLQFIGEVIHIFSHIHQTYVVYSLHLDGDVTLDPALSPSRWVTEDEFHTSAVSTAMKKVLKAHKKQCRKESSPVKSSKRKRGAGSTCPGTQLSLRAFLRAPTAP